tcgaatacctccttcgacatcatgtgctcctaatacaaacctcatttttcgagattttcgaaaattttcgccaattttcggacgtctgacttgtcgttgagttgtactactgaatttcgaatacctccttcgacatcatgtgctcctaatacaaaactcatttttcgagattttcgaaaattttcgccaattttcggacgtctgacttgtggttgagttgcactactgaatttcgtgccacctccttcgacatcatgtgctcctaatactttatcaattttcgagattttcgaaattttttccaattttcggccgtctgacttgtcgttgagttgtactactgaatttcgtgccacctccttcgacatcatgtgctcctaatacaaagttcgatttttcgaaaaattttcggaaatcttgaaaaatgtgaaggtattaggagaacatgatatcgaaggaggtggcacgaaattcagtagtgcaactcaaccacAAGCCAGACGctggaatatttttgtttttcaaagTTTCGCTATTTTTGCAATTCCAAATCAGTACagtaactcaacgacaagtacATTTTTGCGgaaatcagtagtataactctacGGCAAGTGGGATGTTCGGGAATAATTGttggttcaataaatataatacgcagatattttttttaatacatagactttatttattcgttttaaattcatacataaagtgtgtgtttgtatattgtacatgtacataacttatgtatattacattctaaacatttataacacGAATGTTGACTAGCTGGGAGAGACTCGACAATTATATATATTGGATGCTGCGGCAGCCGATGGATAAATCTGCTAGTACCACTTGCCGCAAATGTGCTCGAGACGCTGTATTgataattatcagtagactgtgggtctgtgtgcaaaataaaaattgtccgaatAATATCAACAGATAGTGGTAATTGTCACTTGATCAATTTTTCTCTATTGTTCTCGATCTCATATTCTGTCTGCCATCGTCGAGATATGTTCCAGGCGAAATATGATGCACAGACAAAAGTGGCACGGCCAATCCCCGGGCGTGAACACTCTCATACACTCTCTGTTATTAATTAAACAATTAGAATTAATATTCAGTTTTTTATGTCGGTAACATGGAAAACTAGTATACGTTATAAACTAGGAATTCACATTATCAACATAGCTAAAATTGAGCTGAAAATTGTACTTTATGATAGAGTAAttacaatttgaaaataattacaACATTCTGGAAATATAACGATAGTCACGGCTCCTTAAGGTCAGGTTGAAATTCTGAATAATTACTATTGAAGACCCTGTAGATGTAGATAATGTAGATGTAGATAATGTAGATTGTAGATTCTTCTATGCCGTGCATAGTAATCATTGGCGCAGGACAAATTAAAATATATGGGCTTCTGAGACTACATTCATGCCAGACCAATTTATTCTCTTTAATAATTGCCTGTGCTAGAACCGAAAGTAATAATTTACTCAGCAATTGTTAAGCAATTAGTTATTGTGCATGTAAACACCGAAATGTCTATAATAGTGTCgggtatatatattttactgcTGTCCCTCCTACTCTCCTTTTGTTTTGCCGCCATTTTAGACTATCTAATGAACTTGATATACAACGTAATTTCTATGTTATAACTGTATATAAATGACACATCAGTTTCCATAGGTTCGTGGAGACAAATAATTAACTACAACAACAGtcaatttatatcaattagtgCAGTAGCCTATATAGTTAAATGTAACGCGTAAAGGAAAGATAATGCTTTCTAAAAAGTCTGGATGTTGAAGCTTCAGTAATTCAACGATTACATCAATCACCGCCCTTcctaattataattatacatcAATTGGGAAGAGACAGGCTTCTTTTATAAATCCGAAGAAAACGTATCAAACAGTTAATTAACGATTGAGAGTGTTCTGATTCCGTCCTGCAGAGGGCTTGACCATGTTATCTGATGTTATCCGATATTATCATGAACAGTGGTCGACGAATAACTGCGTGAAAAGAAACAAGagaacattttccattaaaatatAGTATTGCAAACCATTACGATTCGAATTGGACGGCGATCGTTATTGATCTGGTAGTATGAGAGGGTCCACTTGATTCTGAAGTGAAATCGAACTGGTTTAACAAGTTAAACCATCATTCTGACGCGCAGTTGTCGAGcccgaaaatgttcggagaGGATGGCAGCAAGTCCGTGGTATTTGCGCTGGTTGTCCTGATGTTTTTCTACGGTGGAACGTCCTCGAAATGCACGCAACAGACACCTTGTTTATGCATGTTTCCCGACGGTCAGGGATACAACCTGACACAACTAGCTACCTCAGGGTCAGCAGTCTCTGTCCTCCTAACCCCAACGACACCGTTCGTTTCATACTTACAGAATGTTTCATTGCAGGCCCTTGACGGCACGAGTTTCTAACACTAACACCAGctactttcaatttcaaccgTGTATGAATGCTCAGATGAATGTTACCAAGGATAGTCCATGTGGTCAAGGAAAAGGAGTATCTGTAAGAAAAACAAtattctattaggttgttgcatatgaaatgtccgatttttagcaatgacattaaacaaacgcaattctGTCTAcgctgctgtgcaaaagaaagaagcacccggtcatatttaatagaaaagcgtaaagaaTCAAATAAGAGttcagtaagttttgaaaaaggattccgctgtttaattgaatagttctgagaatattatgtgttattgcggattatctaagggtggatttatagtggagcagcgaggtgagctatgtggtgaaaaagaaaggaaaacaaagaaaatacatatgtactttttcactagtatgtgtcgaaatgttgtcacgaatgttggtttcttttcaccgcgctgctatcatcgatgctcgcagctccactataaatccgcactaatactttaaatacaataaatcttatatcttataattatactgggtgcttctttcttttgcacagtagtgtatacctaatgtattaatttttatgtacaaatttcaagtttcttgattgtattgcGGTCAAAACAAGATATTATGGTCattcacgtttttcatttacaagattgttatcttgattttgcAGTACTTGTTACCATCAGAGTTACACAGACCTTGAAAAGTGGACAGCAAAAATACATTTGATGATACGTCTATCCTTATACCTAGTTGGTGATTCTACCATGTACTTATGGGGACGCATTGTTCTAATTCGAATTGTCCTTCCAGATGTGCCTAGTAGATGGGAATACTTCCATCAGCCTTGGAACAGTTCAGGAGACTTCTATGGAAATATCTCCCGAGCCAAGCAAGTCTTCCTTAGTTCTTCTTCATAATAATTACACCACGAAAGTAGGACTGTTGTGCTGTGATAACTGCGCCACTCACTTAGTGGCAGATCCTATCAAGGATAAATTAAACTATGTAAGCTTAACGTCAAGCGTGATGACAGAGAAGTGGAAACCACCCTGTATTCTGGTCTT
This window of the Lasioglossum baleicum chromosome 20, iyLasBale1, whole genome shotgun sequence genome carries:
- the LOC143218726 gene encoding uncharacterized protein LOC143218726 — protein: MFGEDGSKSVVFALVVLMFFYGGTSSKCTQQTPCLCMFPDGQGYNLTQLATSGPLTARVSNTNTSYFQFQPCMNAQMNVTKDSPCGQGKGVSMCLVDGNTSISLGTVQETSMEISPEPSKSSLVLLHNNYTTKVGLLCCDNCATHLVADPIKDKLNYHLMLVSKFACKEQLRSNHGLSTGSLLVIYFFIFTGTYFVGGAIALNLLRGARGWEMVPNHKFWRDLPSLVRDGIEYTFGCCYSSSYNRI